Part of the Maridesulfovibrio bastinii DSM 16055 genome is shown below.
GGTTTAAAACGTCGTGAGACAGTTTGGTCCCTATCTACCGTGGGCGTAGGAGAATTGAAAAGGGGCTGCCCCTAGTACGAGAGGACCGGGGTGGACGAACCTCTGGTGTTTCTGTTGTCGCGCCAGCGGCACTGCAGAGTAGCTATGTTCGGAAGGGATAACCGCTGAAAGCATCTAAGCGGGAAGCCTGCCTTGAGATTAGTTCTCCCTATGCTTAGCATCTAAAGATTCCAGGTAGACCACCTGGTTGATAGGCCGGAGGTGTAAGAGCTGTGAAGCTCTCAGCTGACCGGTACTAATAAATCGTGAGTCTTATCTTTCTTCTCTTCCCTATTTTACTATATATTTTAAATATTTGTCCTTGCGACCATAGAGGAGGGGCCACACCCGATCCCATTCCGAACTCGGAAGTTAAGCCCTCCATCGCCAATGATACTGCTAGGTAGCTAGTGGGAAAGTAGGTCGTCGCAAGGACTTTTTTTTAAGCCCTGAGTTTTTTACTCAGGGCCTTTTTTTTTGCCCTCTGATAAGATCTCACACATCAAAACCGTAAATTTCTTCCTCTTGGTATACCGCAAACGACCTCATCAAAATACCACTGGATTCAAGACTCTCCGGAAAGAATCCTTACAATCAAAATAGGTACTGTGGATAAGATACTAAAATGTACGCAATCTAAAGATTAACTGCGGTGGTAGGCTCAGTTGGTTCTATGCACTTAATGGAAATGACTATCCGTTTGTGAACTGCTTGGTCTTGCAAAAAAAGAAGCAGGGGTGGTTTCTAAGCTGCCTATCCGGCAGTGAACTATCCGGCGCGGTTATCGAAGTCAGTCAATCATTTCTAAGCTGCCTATCCGGCAGTGAACCTGTTGTCTGAAAGGTAATAGATTCATCTGCTTTTCTAAGCTGCCTATCCGGCAGTGAACNNNNNNNNNNNNNNNNNNNNNNNNNNNNNNNNNNNNNNNNNNNNNNNNNNNNNNNNNNNNNNNNNNNNNNNNNNNNNNNNNNNNNNNNNNNNNNNNNNNNNNNNNNNNNNNNNNNNNNNNATTTCTAAGCTGCCTATCCGGCAGTGAACCTGTTGTCTGAAAGGTAATAGATTCATCTGCTTTTCTAAGCTGCCTATCCGGCAGTGAACTTGATTGGGAACTTAAAGAAAGGTTTAATAAAATTTCTAAGCTGCCTATCCGGCAGTGAACTGTCTGTGATTTTTCAATTATTAAAAACGGTTTTTCTAAGCTGCCTATCCGGCAGTGAACATACTCAGGGAGTTTAACAGATTCGATTCGGATTTCTAAGCTGCCTATCCGGCAGTGAACTAGAGTAGTTTATCTATTCTTCGTTAGAAATCAAAGGGTATGACCCAAATAGTAAAAAAAACCTTTTTTTACTATTTTTTATAACATACTTAATTTTATGATTTAATTTTAATGCTTAAAAAAAGGGTTAAAAGTATAAATTGAATATCGTCAATAGGCATTCTTTGGCCGTGAATAATCCCCTTAGCACTGGAATTCATATCAACTATTTAAAGTTAGTTTGTTAGTGCTGTGATTATTTACTCTCTTATAGAAATACTGGATATTTATAGTCCTCTGTTATATTGGAAATTATCTAGTCGACTTTAATGTGGTATTAACTCCTTCGAATTATGGAGGGATAATGAGAGATAGTTTTTTACAAAAATTACCTGGATTCAACTCTAAGTGCAGTAAAATAATCACAAAAGATTTTAAATTTGAATTGATCACACCTATGTTTGGTGGTGATGCTGAGTCATGGAAATTAAATTTGAATGCTCCTGTGCGTGCTCAGTCTATCAAGGGCCAGCTTAGGTTCTGGTGGCGGACGATGCAGAATGAGACTGATTCATCAAAGCTGCTTGAACTTGAAAATGCTTTGTGGGGCGGCACTACAGAGAAAAAAGGTAAAGAAGTTCGTTTGAAATCAAAGGTCCAAATTGCCATTTTTTTCTATAAGAAGCGTTACGAAGGCAAAAAAGCTATAGATTGCATTCCTAAATATGTCGCTTTTCCAGCAGAGCGGAGTAATACTGACGCTTTATGCATTACTGATTTAAATTTTAAATTGCGTATTTCCTACCCAAATTCTGCCGGAATAGAGAAAGATGTCCTTAAGACTCTGAAGCTCTGGACCCTATTTGGTGGCGTGGGAGCACGGACAAGGCGTGGATGTGGTTCATTATACTGTGAAGAATTGCTGAAAGGCTTCAAAGAAGCGCAAGATATTAATAATTTTATCAAGGAAATAGGTGGTGATCCAGCTCCAATCGAATATAGTAGACTGGCATGTTCATTATTAGCCGTTAATATTTCCAGTAATAGTACTACTTCAGCATGGGAAGAGATCATAAATAATTATAAAGATTTCAGGCAGGATCGACGGCTTAAAAATGGAAATAAGTTCGGCCGTTCATATTGGCCTGAACCTGACGCAATTCGTATTCTTACAAAAAGAAATTCTCCACTACATGCTCCAGCACATCCTGATAAAGTTTGGTTTCCACGGGCAGCCTTCGGATTACCAATAATTACCAAATTTAATCAGGATGGTAATGGTAAGGGGGATCCTGATGTGGTTGAACTTCATCCAAAAAATGCTCCACGCTGGCCTTCTCTTGTGATTATTAAGGTCATTAAGCTCTCATCTTGTATCTTAAAAGTTGTTTTGGTTTTAAATCAGGCTTTCCCAGATGGTTTAAAATTAGAATATTCAAATGATAATGATAGGAAAAAATGGCCAAAGATTAAAGCCATTCCATCAACTGCGCATCCTGACAATTACGTGAATAAAGTCATGAGAACGAACCATCCTTTAAATGGTGATTTTGTTTACAAGGCCCTCTTCGATGAACTTGGAGTTAATGAAATATGAGCGATACACTTTTACTCATCAGCATAGGTCCGGTGCAGGATTTTATTGCATCGGCTAGAAAACTTAGAGATTTGTGGGTTGGCTCCAGAATGTTGTCTGAATTTTCAAAAACTGTTGCCCGTACTTTAGCCGAAAATGGAGCCGATCTGATTTTTCCAGCACCGGAAAGAATGGAAGAATTAGTTAATGGTTCTGAACTTATTGTTGCTAATAAAATTTTGGTTTCTGTGAATAGCCCGGAAGAAGCAGACAGAATTCAGCAGGAGGCTCGCCAAGCCTGGCAGGCTCATTTCAATTCTTTGGGGGAAAGTACTCGCTCTGTGCTTGAGAGTGAATTTAATCAAATCTCGATAAATTTGAATGTGTTTGATGCTGAATTACGTGATTATGGTGAATTTTACGCCGCTTGGACACCAATTGCAGAATCTTATCAAGACGCACGAGCAAGAGTTGAGAGTTTGCTTGCAGCGAGAAAAAACTTCAGAGCATTTAAAGCTCCAGAATGGAATGGATTCAAAACACCTAAAAGCAGCTTGGATGGAATGCGTGAAAGCGTATTTATGGAAAAGCCTCATGAGATAATCGGTTTGCTTAAAAGAAATGAACATCTTGATGCTATCGGCTGCATTAAGCGTTTTGGCTTTTTGGCGAAAGGAGTTGAGAATAAATATTTTTCTGATCTCGCTGAAATGGCATTAATCCCATGGATTATTGGAGCGGAAAATGGAGATATTTCTCATATCGATTTAATTGAAAAATTTCAGAACTCATTCCCTGATAAAATAAAAGTATGCAGAGGTAAAAGATTAACTGTTGGAAATTTATCTCTGAATGTTGATGCAGAGAAGTTTTTCAGCGATCGCGCAAAACTTGATGAACTGTATGGTAATAATGCAAAAAATATCTGGGATTGTAGGGATGAGATGTTTAAAAAGTATGGCAAGCCATCCCCATACTCAGTAATTATGGTCGGCGACGGTGATCACATGGGGGAAATGATCAGGTCTATCCCTAATAAGGAGATGCATAAACAGTTCAGTAGAAAGTTAAGCAATTTTTCCAATAGCGTGGCCACCATTGTTGAGGAGGCAGGAGGTTCTCTTATCTATGCTGGTGGTGATGATATAATGTCCTATCTGCCATTGCACACAGCTGTAATGTGCGCCGATGAAATCAGAAAAAGATTTCACTCTGAGATGAAAAGTCTCTGTGAATCTATTGGTCTTAATGTAAATATAGCTGCCACATTTTCTATTGGACTGGCTATCGTGCATTATATGCATCCCCTTGATCTTGCACTTGAATTGGCTCGCAAAGCCGAATTTATAGCCAAGGAGTCAGGTAGAAACTCGTTGGCAGTGATTCAGAGCAAGAGAGCTGGGGCTGAAGTTATTGTACACGGAAAATGGGATGCTGATGGTGACCTGCCGGGAATAGCCGAGCGGTTAAAATATATTTGCAGCATGTATTCGTCCGAATCACAGTTATTACCTTCAAAATTAGGATACGATCTTAAGCGTGTAAAAATTGCTACAGGTGGAAACTCTGAAATGGAGTTCGCAGCTGTTGATGGTGATATTCGCCCCGAAAACGTTACAGCTGTCCTTGTTAGGCGTGTTTTCGACCAAAAGAATCAAGGTGACATTGAAAAAAATAAGCAGTTGAGAGAGTTGCTGATAGGTAGAAAAGATGTTGATCAATTATCAAATGAACTTGTCATAGGTCGATTAATCTCGCAGGCACAAATTATGGCAAAAGGTAAGGTGGCAGCTGATGAGTAGATATTGCATATCCAGTGATGATCTTATTATTTTGCGCGATGGTAGACCTTTTGGTGCGGCTGGAATTTTTGGTGGTAATTCTCTGGACTGGCCGTATCCGCAAACTCTTGCCGGTATGTGTCGCTCAGCTATAGGGCTAAATTGCTGTTCAGATTATTTTAGTCACAAAAGTAATTTAGAACAAATATTGAAGGTCAGTCTTGATAGAGTGCTTCCATTGCTATGCTCAGACCATGATGAGTTTCTGCTGCCGATTCCTGCCGATATTATTTTTTGCGGAGAGAAACAACGTCAGGCTCATGTTTTATCCTATAAGAGTATGGGAAAAGGTGAAGGTACTGACGTAAAATGTCCTCATTGGCTATATCCAACCATTGCGACAGAAGAGAAAGCCGCAACCAGACCGAAGTTTATGCGGCAGCAGTTTGCAAATGATTATCTCACAGGATCTTTAGGAATTTCTAAAGAAATTCATGATGAGGATGCAGATTTTGTCTCCGGGCCGATACTTGAAACACGCATACATACAGCTATTGATCCAAAGACTGGTTCTGCTGACGAAGGGAAACTTTTTGCGGAATCCGGTTTGTATCTAAAAGCTCCTAAGCATGGACATAGTTTTGATAGATTTGAAATTCTCCTGCCTTTTGGGGAGAACGAGCAAGGCATCCTTGGTGATATAAAAATCAGTTTTGATTTATCCGGACTCACCGAAGATATGGAGATGCCGGAATTTGCTTATCTTGGTGGTGAAAGGCGCAGAGTTTTAGTCGAAAAAGATTGTCCTCCTCAATTTCCGGAGCCGATTAAAACAGATGGGACAGATCGTTTCTTAAAATTGTTGCTTACTACTCATGGTGATTTTGGCTCATGGGCTCCACAATGGCTTGTTCCTGATGGGGACGAATCACGTTGTGATTGGGTTACAGAACCTAGAAGTGGTGTGAAATTAAGATTACGTTCTGCGGTTCTTTCCGGTTGGGCTCCGGTAAGCGGCTGGGATTATGCTAAATACTGTCAAAAAGCCTTTAAAAAATTGGTATGCCCCGGTTCAGTATATCTGGTGGAGCTGCAAGATTCCACACAGTCCGGTAAGTTCATCGATGCGATATGGGGTAAATCAATTTGTGAAGCTGAGTCTCAATCAGATAAAGACGGCTACGGACAGGTTCTTGTTGCTAAGGGTATGCACATTTCTGAAGTTAAGGAGTAGATAATGATAAATCTGACACTTGCGATTAAAACTTTATCTCCGCTTCACTGCGGTATAGGTACTGGCCTGAAAGACATTGATCTTCCTGTAGCACGCCACAAGGTAAGCGGACATCCTGTTATTCCCGGCTCAAGTATTAAAGGTGTGCTAAAGGATGAATACCTGAAAGGTCAGACAGCTAAAGAGATTGATGATCGCAGTGTTGTTCAGGCTATTTTCGGGGCAGAAGATTCAGGTAATATGTCTGCTTCGGCCATGTCTATTGAGGATGGAATTTTGATTGCGTTGCCTGCGCGTTCTTATTTTGGAACCTTTGCTTATCTTACCTCTCCATATACTCTGCAACAGTTTAAAAAGGCATTAGTTCGTTCCGGTGTAAAAAAAGGGCTTCCCTCGCTTCCCGCTGTGAGTGGAATTGATCCTGCCAAAAACAGTTACCGTGCTCTTTTGACCAAAGATTCACTTCTCGTAAGAAACGGCAATGTCCTGCTTGAGGAGATGGATCTGTCTGTAGAGGATGAGGGCAATGCTGATGAATGGGCAGCCTGCATTGCTGAATATTTCTGTGAATCAGAAGATGACAAGAAGGTTCTTATTAAACGTTTCGCTATTGTTGATGATAACGTTTTGAATTTTTTATGTGATACAGCTCTGCCCGTAGATGCCCGTATTCGTATTGAAGAGGAAACAGGTACCGTCGCCAATGGCGCACTTTGGTATGAGGAGAGCGTCCCGCCCGAATCCTTGTTCATGGCTGTCGCTGGAATGGATAAGTCATATAAAGACAAAGACAAGAAAACCTATTCTGACGATTACCTTTGCAATATTCTCACTGGCGATGAACAGGTAAAAGATCTGTACGTACAAATGGGTGGTAAAGCTACAACCGGTAAGGGCTTTGTGGCGGTACGTATAGGACGCGGAGGTTTAAATGCTTAAAAGCCAGAAGTATTCGGAATTTGTTTTCGAGGAAGTTAAGGCTGTTGTTGCTCAGGAAGGAGGTTCTCAGCAACAATATAAATCTCTGTGCCGCAGAGCTGGAGGTATTTTTAGAACTGTAGGTCTCCTGCAATTTATGGCTTTTATTGAAGCCAAAGGTACAAAGTATGGTTACTACCAAGATCTTGGCGAGCAGTTAAGGCGGGAACTTAAGAAATTAAAACTAGTTGATGATGATAACCGTGATCCATTTTTTGAGATTCTCCGTAAGGCACAATTGCCGGAATATATGCATATTTCACGCACTGTTCTTGAGCTTCTGCAATGGCATAAACGTCTTTCTGAGGTCATGATTTCCGGGCAATCTGATGATCATGATGAGGGAGAATAATATATGCAATTTCAAGCCCTAAGAGAAAAAGTTGTAAATTGTTTTGATGGTGACTGCCAAAATCTTGGACTTCTTATCAGTAAGTTGAATCTGGCTGTAGATAATTCTAATGATAATAAGCATGACTATAAGGACAAGGCTCTGGAGCAGATGGAGGGATTCTGTCTAGAAGATGAGTCCGCAAAAGCATACAAGACTGCTTTTCAGAGGTTGAAAAGTGCAGTCAATAAGCGCAAAGATTGTGAAATATTTGAAATTAAAACTTCTACCAGAGTTTTTTTAGGAACTGGAAATGCCAGTGTTTTCGAGTTTGGATTCAATCTGAATTATCCTTGGGGAGTGCCGTATATTTCAGGATCAACTTTGAAAGGGGCAGTCTCTTCATATCTTGCCCGTAGAGGCGGAGATGCATGGAAACGTTTTGATGCAGCCACCAAGAGTGAGGCTCAGGTGGAACTTTTTGGCGGCAGTATTAAAGGTGATAAAAAATCCTATAGCGGGTTGCTTACTTTTCATGATGCATGGATGTGCCCTTGGAGTTCAAGAAAAGATTATGGCGACTGGTTCGACAAAGAAGTTATAACGCCTCATTATCCTAACTATTACAATAAAAAGGTCGCTCCTACCGGCATGGAGAACGCCCCTACCGGCATGGAAAATCCTATCCCTATCCATGTGGCAGCGCTTTGTCCCGGTTTACGGTTTCAGGTTGTGATACAAGGTCCGGAAAAATACAGAGTTTTTGCTAAAGATGTGCTGGTGGAGCTTTTGGAAGTAGAAGGTGTCGGAGGCAAAACCGCTGTTGGATATGGTCGCTTTGAGTATGTGAAGAATGCGCAGGAACGCCGCGAAGAAATGCGCAAAAATATTCAGGCTGTTGAAACAAAAGAGGCATTGGTTGAACTGTATAAGGCTAATAAAAATGTGACCGAATTTGTTCCTCTTTTTGCTGAAAAATTGCGTGAGTATAAATTCGATTTTGAAATATCTGACATGTGGAAGTCTCTATATCCTTTGGATTATATTACAATTTTTATTAGGCATGATAAAATTAAAAATTTTAAGGACTTGAACAAAAGGTTTAGTAGTCTGGGAAGCAACATCTCGCACTGGAAGGAACGTTCCGGGGTGACTGAATTGTGTAAGTGTCCTGAAGGTCAGAAATTGTTTGACCTGATGCTTGAAAAATGGCCTGAAGATGTGGCTGCCGGCGCTGATAGCAAAGTAGTCAAGGCGTTGTCTTATAGCTGGAGTGATATTGCCTGTTCTTTTGATGATTTGCTGGAACGGATAGAATCAGGCCAAAATAACTGGCCTCCATTAAAGGATTTACAGCAATATATTGAAGGTGTTTTTTCAGGAGATGAGCTGGAACTTTTGTTGTGCGCCTTG
Proteins encoded:
- the cmr1 gene encoding type III-B CRISPR module RAMP protein Cmr1 — encoded protein: MRDSFLQKLPGFNSKCSKIITKDFKFELITPMFGGDAESWKLNLNAPVRAQSIKGQLRFWWRTMQNETDSSKLLELENALWGGTTEKKGKEVRLKSKVQIAIFFYKKRYEGKKAIDCIPKYVAFPAERSNTDALCITDLNFKLRISYPNSAGIEKDVLKTLKLWTLFGGVGARTRRGCGSLYCEELLKGFKEAQDINNFIKEIGGDPAPIEYSRLACSLLAVNISSNSTTSAWEEIINNYKDFRQDRRLKNGNKFGRSYWPEPDAIRILTKRNSPLHAPAHPDKVWFPRAAFGLPIITKFNQDGNGKGDPDVVELHPKNAPRWPSLVIIKVIKLSSCILKVVLVLNQAFPDGLKLEYSNDNDRKKWPKIKAIPSTAHPDNYVNKVMRTNHPLNGDFVYKALFDELGVNEI
- the cas10 gene encoding type III-B CRISPR-associated protein Cas10/Cmr2, producing MSDTLLLISIGPVQDFIASARKLRDLWVGSRMLSEFSKTVARTLAENGADLIFPAPERMEELVNGSELIVANKILVSVNSPEEADRIQQEARQAWQAHFNSLGESTRSVLESEFNQISINLNVFDAELRDYGEFYAAWTPIAESYQDARARVESLLAARKNFRAFKAPEWNGFKTPKSSLDGMRESVFMEKPHEIIGLLKRNEHLDAIGCIKRFGFLAKGVENKYFSDLAEMALIPWIIGAENGDISHIDLIEKFQNSFPDKIKVCRGKRLTVGNLSLNVDAEKFFSDRAKLDELYGNNAKNIWDCRDEMFKKYGKPSPYSVIMVGDGDHMGEMIRSIPNKEMHKQFSRKLSNFSNSVATIVEEAGGSLIYAGGDDIMSYLPLHTAVMCADEIRKRFHSEMKSLCESIGLNVNIAATFSIGLAIVHYMHPLDLALELARKAEFIAKESGRNSLAVIQSKRAGAEVIVHGKWDADGDLPGIAERLKYICSMYSSESQLLPSKLGYDLKRVKIATGGNSEMEFAAVDGDIRPENVTAVLVRRVFDQKNQGDIEKNKQLRELLIGRKDVDQLSNELVIGRLISQAQIMAKGKVAADE
- a CDS encoding type III-B CRISPR module-associated Cmr3 family protein produces the protein MSRYCISSDDLIILRDGRPFGAAGIFGGNSLDWPYPQTLAGMCRSAIGLNCCSDYFSHKSNLEQILKVSLDRVLPLLCSDHDEFLLPIPADIIFCGEKQRQAHVLSYKSMGKGEGTDVKCPHWLYPTIATEEKAATRPKFMRQQFANDYLTGSLGISKEIHDEDADFVSGPILETRIHTAIDPKTGSADEGKLFAESGLYLKAPKHGHSFDRFEILLPFGENEQGILGDIKISFDLSGLTEDMEMPEFAYLGGERRRVLVEKDCPPQFPEPIKTDGTDRFLKLLLTTHGDFGSWAPQWLVPDGDESRCDWVTEPRSGVKLRLRSAVLSGWAPVSGWDYAKYCQKAFKKLVCPGSVYLVELQDSTQSGKFIDAIWGKSICEAESQSDKDGYGQVLVAKGMHISEVKE
- the cmr4 gene encoding type III-B CRISPR module RAMP protein Cmr4, whose amino-acid sequence is MINLTLAIKTLSPLHCGIGTGLKDIDLPVARHKVSGHPVIPGSSIKGVLKDEYLKGQTAKEIDDRSVVQAIFGAEDSGNMSASAMSIEDGILIALPARSYFGTFAYLTSPYTLQQFKKALVRSGVKKGLPSLPAVSGIDPAKNSYRALLTKDSLLVRNGNVLLEEMDLSVEDEGNADEWAACIAEYFCESEDDKKVLIKRFAIVDDNVLNFLCDTALPVDARIRIEEETGTVANGALWYEESVPPESLFMAVAGMDKSYKDKDKKTYSDDYLCNILTGDEQVKDLYVQMGGKATTGKGFVAVRIGRGGLNA
- the cmr5 gene encoding type III-B CRISPR module-associated protein Cmr5 encodes the protein MLKSQKYSEFVFEEVKAVVAQEGGSQQQYKSLCRRAGGIFRTVGLLQFMAFIEAKGTKYGYYQDLGEQLRRELKKLKLVDDDNRDPFFEILRKAQLPEYMHISRTVLELLQWHKRLSEVMISGQSDDHDEGE
- the cmr6 gene encoding type III-B CRISPR module RAMP protein Cmr6: MQFQALREKVVNCFDGDCQNLGLLISKLNLAVDNSNDNKHDYKDKALEQMEGFCLEDESAKAYKTAFQRLKSAVNKRKDCEIFEIKTSTRVFLGTGNASVFEFGFNLNYPWGVPYISGSTLKGAVSSYLARRGGDAWKRFDAATKSEAQVELFGGSIKGDKKSYSGLLTFHDAWMCPWSSRKDYGDWFDKEVITPHYPNYYNKKVAPTGMENAPTGMENPIPIHVAALCPGLRFQVVIQGPEKYRVFAKDVLVELLEVEGVGGKTAVGYGRFEYVKNAQERREEMRKNIQAVETKEALVELYKANKNVTEFVPLFAEKLREYKFDFEISDMWKSLYPLDYITIFIRHDKIKNFKDLNKRFSSLGSNISHWKERSGVTELCKCPEGQKLFDLMLEKWPEDVAAGADSKVVKALSYSWSDIACSFDDLLERIESGQNNWPPLKDLQQYIEGVFSGDELELLLCALEEKGF